One part of the Humulus lupulus chromosome 9, drHumLupu1.1, whole genome shotgun sequence genome encodes these proteins:
- the LOC133799742 gene encoding isoleucine--tRNA ligase, cytoplasmic-like — protein sequence MLFNREVGHIVIFDLNCFVELFPWRSKTPLIYRAVPSWFIRVELLKEKLLENNKETYWVPDFVKEKRFHNWLENARDWAVSRSRFWGTPLPVWISDDGVEIIVMDSIKTLEELSGVKV from the exons ATGTTGTTTAATAGAGAAGTTGGCCATATTGTTATTTTCGACCTCAATTGTTTTGTGG AACTTTTTCCTTGGAGATCTAAAACTCCTCTAATTTATAGAGCTGTTCCAAGCTG GTTTATTCGGGTGGAATTGTTGAAAGAGAAATTGTTAGAAAACAACAAGGAGACTTACTGGGTTCCTGATTTTGTAAAG GAAAAACGCTTTCACAATTGGCTTGAGAATGCTAGAGACTGGGCTGTCAGTCGAAGTAGATTTTGGGGCACTCCTTTGCCAGTGTGGATCAGTGATGATGGTGTGGAAATCATTGTGATGGACTCCATTAAGACACTTGAAGAGCTCTCCGGTGTTAAGGTTTGA